Proteins encoded together in one Salvelinus fontinalis isolate EN_2023a chromosome 6, ASM2944872v1, whole genome shotgun sequence window:
- the LOC129858273 gene encoding H/ACA ribonucleoprotein complex subunit 1-like, translating to MSFRGGGGRGGRGGGFNRGGGGRGGYGGGGGYSGGRGGGGGFRGGGRGGFQDYGPPEYVVALGEFMHPCEDEIVCKCVTEENKVPYFNAPVYLENKEQIGKVDEIFGQLRDFYFSVKLSDNMKASSFKKLQKFYVDPMKLLPLQRFLPRPPGEKGPPRGGRGGRGGRGGPRGGGFRGGRGGGDRGGFGRGGFGGGRGGGFRGRGGGGGRGFRGGR from the exons ATGTCTTTCCGAGGAGGTGGTGGAAGAGGTGGCCGTGGTGGCGGATTCAACCGTggtggagggggaagaggaggatacGGTGGTGGTGGAGGATATAGTGGCGGTCGAGGTGGCGGCGGTGGTTTCCGAGGTGGTGGACGAGGAGGCTTCCAGGACTATGGCCCTCCAGAATATGTTGTTG CACTAGGAGAGTTTATGCACCCCTGTGAGGATGAAATTGTGTGCAAGTGTGTAACGGAGGAGAACAAAGTTCCCTACTTCAACGCGCCCGTGTACTTGGAAAACAAGGAGCAGATCGGGAAGGTGGATGAAATCTTCGGTCAGCTACGTGACTTT TATTTCTCTGTCAAACTCTCTGATAATATGAAGGCATCCTCGTTCAAAAAATTACAAAAG TTCTACGTAGACCCAATGAAACTCCTACCACTACAGAGGTTTCTTCCCAGACCCCCGGGTGAAAAGGGTCCCCCAAGGGGAggcagaggaggtagaggtggaagaggaggtcCGCGCGGAG GTGGATTCCGTGGTGGCAGGGGTGGTGGTGACCGTGGCGGGTTTGGAAGAGGAGGCTTCGGTGGTGGGCGGGGAGGAGgattcagaggaagaggaggtggaggcggACGAGGATTTAGAG GTGGCAGATGA